The Meriones unguiculatus strain TT.TT164.6M chromosome 1, Bangor_MerUng_6.1, whole genome shotgun sequence genome has a segment encoding these proteins:
- the Aplp2 gene encoding amyloid beta precursor like protein 2 isoform X4, whose translation MAATGTAAAAATGKLLVLLLLGLTAPAAALAGYIEALAANAGTGFAVAEPQIAMFCGKLNMHVNIQTGKWEPDPSGTKSCLGTKEEVLQYCQEIYPELQITNVMEANQPVSVDSWCRRDKKQCKSHIVIPFKCLVGEFVSDVLLVPENCQFFHQERMEVCEKHQRWHTVVKEACLTEGMTLYSYGMLLPCGVDQFHGTEYVCCPQTKVVDSDSTMSKEEEEEEEEEEDEEEDYDLDKSEFPTEADLEDFTEAAADEEDEEEEEGEEVVEDRDYYYDSFKGDDYNEENPTEPSSDGTISDKEIAHDVKVPPTPLPTNDVDVYFETSADDNEHARFQKAKEQLEIRHRNRMDRVKKEWEEAELQAKNLPKAERQTLIQHFQAMVKALEKEAASEKQQLVETHLARVEAMLNDRRRIALENYLAALQSDPPRPHRILQALRRYVRAENKDRLHTIRHYQHVLAVDPEKAAQMKSQVMTHLHVIEERRNQSLSLLYKVPYVAQEIQEEIDELLQEQRADMDQFTSSISESPVDVRVSSEESEEIPPFHPFHPFPSLSENEGSGVAEQDGGLIGAEEKVINSKNKMDENMVIDETLDVKEMIFNAERVGGLEEEPESVGPLREDFSLSSSALIGLLVIAVAIATVIVISLVMLRKRQYGTISHGIVEVDPMLTPEERHLNKMQNHGYENPTYKYLEQMQI comes from the exons GCTCTTGCAGCCAATGCTGGAACAGGTTTTGCTGTTGCTGAGCCTCAAATTGCGATGTTCTGTGGGAAGCTGAATATGCATGTGAACATTCAGACTGGGAAATGGGAGCCTGACCCATCGGGCACCAAGAGTTGCCTTGGAACAAAGGAAGAAGTTCTTCAGTACTGCCAGGAG ATATATCCAGAACTGCAGATCACGAATGTGATGGAAGCAAACCAGCCAGTCAGTGTTGATAGTTGGTGCCGAAGGGACAAAAAACAGTGCAAGAGTCACATTGTCATACCATTCAAGTGTCTTG TGGGTGAATTTGTAAGTGATGTTCTGCTAGTTCCAGAAAACTGCCAGTTTTTCCACCAAGAGCGGATGGAGGTCTGTGAGAAGCACCAGCGCTGGCACACCGTAGTCAAGGAG GCGTGTCTGACGGAGGGGATGACCTTATATAGCTACGGCATGCTGCTGCCCTGTGGGGTAGACCAGTTCCACGGCACTGAGTATGTCTGCTGCCCTCAGACAAAGGTTGTTGACTCTGACTCTACTAtgtccaaagaggaagaggaagaggaggaggaggaggaggatgaagaggaagacTATGATCTTGATAAAAG TGAATTTCCTACTGAAGCAGATTTGGAAGACTTCACAGAAGCAGCTGCAgatgaggaggatgaggaagaggaggaaggagaggaagtagTGGAAGACCGTGATTACTACTATGACTCTTTTAAAGGAGATGATTACAATGAGGAGAACCCAACTGAACCCAGCAGCGATGGCACCATTTCAGACAAGGAAATTGCTCATGATGTTAAAG TTCCCCCAACTCCCCTGCCAACCAATGATGTTGATGTGTATTTTGAGACTTCAGCGGATGATAACGAGCACGCCCGCTTCCAGAAGGCTAAGGAACAGTTGGAAATTCGGCATCGCAACCGAATGGACAGG GTAAAAAAGGAATGGGAAGAGGCAGAGCTTCAAGCCAAGAATCTCcccaaagcagagagacagacccTCATTCAG CATTTCCAAGCTATGGTTAAAGCTTTAGAGAAGGAAGCAGCCAGTGAAAAGCAGCAGCTTGTGGAAACCCACTTGGCCCGAGTGGAAGCCATGCTGAATGATCGCCGGCGCATAGCTCTGGAGAATTACCTGGCTGCCCTGCAGTCTGACCCACCTCGG CCACATCGCATTCTGCAAGCTCTGCGCCGGTATGTCCGTGCTGAGAACAAAGATCGCCTGCACACCATTCGTCATTACCAGCATGTGTTAGCTGTTGACCCAGAAAAGGCCGCGCAGATGAAATCCCAG GTGATGACACACCTCCATGTGATTGAAGAAAGAAGGAACCAAAGTCTTTCTCTGCTGTACAAAGTTCCTTATGTGGCTCAAGAGATTCAGGAGGAAATTG ATGAGCTCCTTCAGGAACAGCGAGCAGATATGGATCAGTTTACCTCCTCCATCTCAGAGAGCCCTGTCGATGTCCgggtgagctctgaggagagtgaggagatCCCGCCGTTCCACCCTTTCCATCCCTTCCCATCCTTGTCTGAGAATGAAG GATCTGGAGTGGCAGAGCAAGACGGGGGACTGATTGGTGCAGAAGAAAAAGTGATTAACAGTAAGAATAAAATGGACGAAAATATG GTCATTGACGAGACTCTGGATGTTAAAGAAATGATTTTCAATGCCGAGCGAGTTGGGGGCCTTGAGGAAGAGCCG GAATCTGTGGGGCCTTTAAGGGAGGACTTCAGTTTGAGCAGCAGCGCGCTTATTGGCTTGCTGGTAATTGCAGTGGCCATTGCTACAGTCATCGTTATCAGCCTGGTGATGCTGAGAAAGAGGCAATACGGCACCATCAGCCATGGGATTGTGGAG GTTGACCCAATGCTCACCCCAGAAGAGCGTCACCTGAACAAGATGCAGAACCATGGTTATGAAAACCCTACCTACAAGTACCTAGAGCAGATGCAGATTTAA
- the Aplp2 gene encoding amyloid beta precursor like protein 2 isoform X3 — MAATGTAAAAATGKLLVLLLLGLTAPAAALAGYIEALAANAGTGFAVAEPQIAMFCGKLNMHVNIQTGKWEPDPSGTKSCLGTKEEVLQYCQEIYPELQITNVMEANQPVSVDSWCRRDKKQCKSHIVIPFKCLVGEFVSDVLLVPENCQFFHQERMEVCEKHQRWHTVVKEACLTEGMTLYSYGMLLPCGVDQFHGTEYVCCPQTKVVDSDSTMSKEEEEEEEEEEDEEEDYDLDKSEFPTEADLEDFTEAAADEEDEEEEEGEEVVEDRDYYYDSFKGDDYNEENPTEPSSDGTISDKEIAHDVKVPPTPLPTNDVDVYFETSADDNEHARFQKAKEQLEIRHRNRMDRVKKEWEEAELQAKNLPKAERQTLIQHFQAMVKALEKEAASEKQQLVETHLARVEAMLNDRRRIALENYLAALQSDPPRPHRILQALRRYVRAENKDRLHTIRHYQHVLAVDPEKAAQMKSQVMTHLHVIEERRNQSLSLLYKVPYVAQEIQEEIDELLQEQRADMDQFTSSISESPVDVRVSSEESEEIPPFHPFHPFPSLSENEDTQPELYHPMKKGSGVAEQDGGLIGAEEKVINSKNKMDENMVIDETLDVKEMIFNAERVGGLEEEPESVGPLREDFSLSSSALIGLLVIAVAIATVIVISLVMLRKRQYGTISHGIVEVDPMLTPEERHLNKMQNHGYENPTYKYLEQMQI; from the exons GCTCTTGCAGCCAATGCTGGAACAGGTTTTGCTGTTGCTGAGCCTCAAATTGCGATGTTCTGTGGGAAGCTGAATATGCATGTGAACATTCAGACTGGGAAATGGGAGCCTGACCCATCGGGCACCAAGAGTTGCCTTGGAACAAAGGAAGAAGTTCTTCAGTACTGCCAGGAG ATATATCCAGAACTGCAGATCACGAATGTGATGGAAGCAAACCAGCCAGTCAGTGTTGATAGTTGGTGCCGAAGGGACAAAAAACAGTGCAAGAGTCACATTGTCATACCATTCAAGTGTCTTG TGGGTGAATTTGTAAGTGATGTTCTGCTAGTTCCAGAAAACTGCCAGTTTTTCCACCAAGAGCGGATGGAGGTCTGTGAGAAGCACCAGCGCTGGCACACCGTAGTCAAGGAG GCGTGTCTGACGGAGGGGATGACCTTATATAGCTACGGCATGCTGCTGCCCTGTGGGGTAGACCAGTTCCACGGCACTGAGTATGTCTGCTGCCCTCAGACAAAGGTTGTTGACTCTGACTCTACTAtgtccaaagaggaagaggaagaggaggaggaggaggaggatgaagaggaagacTATGATCTTGATAAAAG TGAATTTCCTACTGAAGCAGATTTGGAAGACTTCACAGAAGCAGCTGCAgatgaggaggatgaggaagaggaggaaggagaggaagtagTGGAAGACCGTGATTACTACTATGACTCTTTTAAAGGAGATGATTACAATGAGGAGAACCCAACTGAACCCAGCAGCGATGGCACCATTTCAGACAAGGAAATTGCTCATGATGTTAAAG TTCCCCCAACTCCCCTGCCAACCAATGATGTTGATGTGTATTTTGAGACTTCAGCGGATGATAACGAGCACGCCCGCTTCCAGAAGGCTAAGGAACAGTTGGAAATTCGGCATCGCAACCGAATGGACAGG GTAAAAAAGGAATGGGAAGAGGCAGAGCTTCAAGCCAAGAATCTCcccaaagcagagagacagacccTCATTCAG CATTTCCAAGCTATGGTTAAAGCTTTAGAGAAGGAAGCAGCCAGTGAAAAGCAGCAGCTTGTGGAAACCCACTTGGCCCGAGTGGAAGCCATGCTGAATGATCGCCGGCGCATAGCTCTGGAGAATTACCTGGCTGCCCTGCAGTCTGACCCACCTCGG CCACATCGCATTCTGCAAGCTCTGCGCCGGTATGTCCGTGCTGAGAACAAAGATCGCCTGCACACCATTCGTCATTACCAGCATGTGTTAGCTGTTGACCCAGAAAAGGCCGCGCAGATGAAATCCCAG GTGATGACACACCTCCATGTGATTGAAGAAAGAAGGAACCAAAGTCTTTCTCTGCTGTACAAAGTTCCTTATGTGGCTCAAGAGATTCAGGAGGAAATTG ATGAGCTCCTTCAGGAACAGCGAGCAGATATGGATCAGTTTACCTCCTCCATCTCAGAGAGCCCTGTCGATGTCCgggtgagctctgaggagagtgaggagatCCCGCCGTTCCACCCTTTCCATCCCTTCCCATCCTTGTCTGAGAATGAAG ACACTCAGCCGGAGTTGTACCATCCAATGAAAAAAG GATCTGGAGTGGCAGAGCAAGACGGGGGACTGATTGGTGCAGAAGAAAAAGTGATTAACAGTAAGAATAAAATGGACGAAAATATG GTCATTGACGAGACTCTGGATGTTAAAGAAATGATTTTCAATGCCGAGCGAGTTGGGGGCCTTGAGGAAGAGCCG GAATCTGTGGGGCCTTTAAGGGAGGACTTCAGTTTGAGCAGCAGCGCGCTTATTGGCTTGCTGGTAATTGCAGTGGCCATTGCTACAGTCATCGTTATCAGCCTGGTGATGCTGAGAAAGAGGCAATACGGCACCATCAGCCATGGGATTGTGGAG GTTGACCCAATGCTCACCCCAGAAGAGCGTCACCTGAACAAGATGCAGAACCATGGTTATGAAAACCCTACCTACAAGTACCTAGAGCAGATGCAGATTTAA
- the Aplp2 gene encoding amyloid beta precursor like protein 2 isoform X2 → MAATGTAAAAATGKLLVLLLLGLTAPAAALAGYIEALAANAGTGFAVAEPQIAMFCGKLNMHVNIQTGKWEPDPSGTKSCLGTKEEVLQYCQEIYPELQITNVMEANQPVSVDSWCRRDKKQCKSHIVIPFKCLVGEFVSDVLLVPENCQFFHQERMEVCEKHQRWHTVVKEACLTEGMTLYSYGMLLPCGVDQFHGTEYVCCPQTKVVDSDSTMSKEEEEEEEEEEDEEEDYDLDKSEFPTEADLEDFTEAAADEEDEEEEEGEEVVEDRDYYYDSFKGDDYNEENPTEPSSDGTISDKEIAHDVKAVCSQEAMTGPCRAVMPRWYFDLSKGKCIRFIYGGCGGNRNNFESEDYCMAVCKAMIPPTPLPTNDVDVYFETSADDNEHARFQKAKEQLEIRHRNRMDRVKKEWEEAELQAKNLPKAERQTLIQHFQAMVKALEKEAASEKQQLVETHLARVEAMLNDRRRIALENYLAALQSDPPRPHRILQALRRYVRAENKDRLHTIRHYQHVLAVDPEKAAQMKSQVMTHLHVIEERRNQSLSLLYKVPYVAQEIQEEIDELLQEQRADMDQFTSSISESPVDVRVSSEESEEIPPFHPFHPFPSLSENEGSGVAEQDGGLIGAEEKVINSKNKMDENMVIDETLDVKEMIFNAERVGGLEEEPESVGPLREDFSLSSSALIGLLVIAVAIATVIVISLVMLRKRQYGTISHGIVEVDPMLTPEERHLNKMQNHGYENPTYKYLEQMQI, encoded by the exons GCTCTTGCAGCCAATGCTGGAACAGGTTTTGCTGTTGCTGAGCCTCAAATTGCGATGTTCTGTGGGAAGCTGAATATGCATGTGAACATTCAGACTGGGAAATGGGAGCCTGACCCATCGGGCACCAAGAGTTGCCTTGGAACAAAGGAAGAAGTTCTTCAGTACTGCCAGGAG ATATATCCAGAACTGCAGATCACGAATGTGATGGAAGCAAACCAGCCAGTCAGTGTTGATAGTTGGTGCCGAAGGGACAAAAAACAGTGCAAGAGTCACATTGTCATACCATTCAAGTGTCTTG TGGGTGAATTTGTAAGTGATGTTCTGCTAGTTCCAGAAAACTGCCAGTTTTTCCACCAAGAGCGGATGGAGGTCTGTGAGAAGCACCAGCGCTGGCACACCGTAGTCAAGGAG GCGTGTCTGACGGAGGGGATGACCTTATATAGCTACGGCATGCTGCTGCCCTGTGGGGTAGACCAGTTCCACGGCACTGAGTATGTCTGCTGCCCTCAGACAAAGGTTGTTGACTCTGACTCTACTAtgtccaaagaggaagaggaagaggaggaggaggaggaggatgaagaggaagacTATGATCTTGATAAAAG TGAATTTCCTACTGAAGCAGATTTGGAAGACTTCACAGAAGCAGCTGCAgatgaggaggatgaggaagaggaggaaggagaggaagtagTGGAAGACCGTGATTACTACTATGACTCTTTTAAAGGAGATGATTACAATGAGGAGAACCCAACTGAACCCAGCAGCGATGGCACCATTTCAGACAAGGAAATTGCTCATGATGTTAAAG CTGTCTGCTCCCAGGAGGCCATGACGGGGCCCTGCCGGGCTGTGATGCCTCGTTGGTACTTCGACCTCTCCAAGGGAAAGTGCATACGCTTTATATATGGCGGCTGCGGAGGCAACAGGAACAATTTTGAGTCTGAGGATTATTGTATGGCTGTGTGTAAAGCGATGA TTCCCCCAACTCCCCTGCCAACCAATGATGTTGATGTGTATTTTGAGACTTCAGCGGATGATAACGAGCACGCCCGCTTCCAGAAGGCTAAGGAACAGTTGGAAATTCGGCATCGCAACCGAATGGACAGG GTAAAAAAGGAATGGGAAGAGGCAGAGCTTCAAGCCAAGAATCTCcccaaagcagagagacagacccTCATTCAG CATTTCCAAGCTATGGTTAAAGCTTTAGAGAAGGAAGCAGCCAGTGAAAAGCAGCAGCTTGTGGAAACCCACTTGGCCCGAGTGGAAGCCATGCTGAATGATCGCCGGCGCATAGCTCTGGAGAATTACCTGGCTGCCCTGCAGTCTGACCCACCTCGG CCACATCGCATTCTGCAAGCTCTGCGCCGGTATGTCCGTGCTGAGAACAAAGATCGCCTGCACACCATTCGTCATTACCAGCATGTGTTAGCTGTTGACCCAGAAAAGGCCGCGCAGATGAAATCCCAG GTGATGACACACCTCCATGTGATTGAAGAAAGAAGGAACCAAAGTCTTTCTCTGCTGTACAAAGTTCCTTATGTGGCTCAAGAGATTCAGGAGGAAATTG ATGAGCTCCTTCAGGAACAGCGAGCAGATATGGATCAGTTTACCTCCTCCATCTCAGAGAGCCCTGTCGATGTCCgggtgagctctgaggagagtgaggagatCCCGCCGTTCCACCCTTTCCATCCCTTCCCATCCTTGTCTGAGAATGAAG GATCTGGAGTGGCAGAGCAAGACGGGGGACTGATTGGTGCAGAAGAAAAAGTGATTAACAGTAAGAATAAAATGGACGAAAATATG GTCATTGACGAGACTCTGGATGTTAAAGAAATGATTTTCAATGCCGAGCGAGTTGGGGGCCTTGAGGAAGAGCCG GAATCTGTGGGGCCTTTAAGGGAGGACTTCAGTTTGAGCAGCAGCGCGCTTATTGGCTTGCTGGTAATTGCAGTGGCCATTGCTACAGTCATCGTTATCAGCCTGGTGATGCTGAGAAAGAGGCAATACGGCACCATCAGCCATGGGATTGTGGAG GTTGACCCAATGCTCACCCCAGAAGAGCGTCACCTGAACAAGATGCAGAACCATGGTTATGAAAACCCTACCTACAAGTACCTAGAGCAGATGCAGATTTAA
- the Aplp2 gene encoding amyloid beta precursor like protein 2 isoform X1: MAATGTAAAAATGKLLVLLLLGLTAPAAALAGYIEALAANAGTGFAVAEPQIAMFCGKLNMHVNIQTGKWEPDPSGTKSCLGTKEEVLQYCQEIYPELQITNVMEANQPVSVDSWCRRDKKQCKSHIVIPFKCLVGEFVSDVLLVPENCQFFHQERMEVCEKHQRWHTVVKEACLTEGMTLYSYGMLLPCGVDQFHGTEYVCCPQTKVVDSDSTMSKEEEEEEEEEEDEEEDYDLDKSEFPTEADLEDFTEAAADEEDEEEEEGEEVVEDRDYYYDSFKGDDYNEENPTEPSSDGTISDKEIAHDVKAVCSQEAMTGPCRAVMPRWYFDLSKGKCIRFIYGGCGGNRNNFESEDYCMAVCKAMIPPTPLPTNDVDVYFETSADDNEHARFQKAKEQLEIRHRNRMDRVKKEWEEAELQAKNLPKAERQTLIQHFQAMVKALEKEAASEKQQLVETHLARVEAMLNDRRRIALENYLAALQSDPPRPHRILQALRRYVRAENKDRLHTIRHYQHVLAVDPEKAAQMKSQVMTHLHVIEERRNQSLSLLYKVPYVAQEIQEEIDELLQEQRADMDQFTSSISESPVDVRVSSEESEEIPPFHPFHPFPSLSENEDTQPELYHPMKKGSGVAEQDGGLIGAEEKVINSKNKMDENMVIDETLDVKEMIFNAERVGGLEEEPESVGPLREDFSLSSSALIGLLVIAVAIATVIVISLVMLRKRQYGTISHGIVEVDPMLTPEERHLNKMQNHGYENPTYKYLEQMQI; this comes from the exons GCTCTTGCAGCCAATGCTGGAACAGGTTTTGCTGTTGCTGAGCCTCAAATTGCGATGTTCTGTGGGAAGCTGAATATGCATGTGAACATTCAGACTGGGAAATGGGAGCCTGACCCATCGGGCACCAAGAGTTGCCTTGGAACAAAGGAAGAAGTTCTTCAGTACTGCCAGGAG ATATATCCAGAACTGCAGATCACGAATGTGATGGAAGCAAACCAGCCAGTCAGTGTTGATAGTTGGTGCCGAAGGGACAAAAAACAGTGCAAGAGTCACATTGTCATACCATTCAAGTGTCTTG TGGGTGAATTTGTAAGTGATGTTCTGCTAGTTCCAGAAAACTGCCAGTTTTTCCACCAAGAGCGGATGGAGGTCTGTGAGAAGCACCAGCGCTGGCACACCGTAGTCAAGGAG GCGTGTCTGACGGAGGGGATGACCTTATATAGCTACGGCATGCTGCTGCCCTGTGGGGTAGACCAGTTCCACGGCACTGAGTATGTCTGCTGCCCTCAGACAAAGGTTGTTGACTCTGACTCTACTAtgtccaaagaggaagaggaagaggaggaggaggaggaggatgaagaggaagacTATGATCTTGATAAAAG TGAATTTCCTACTGAAGCAGATTTGGAAGACTTCACAGAAGCAGCTGCAgatgaggaggatgaggaagaggaggaaggagaggaagtagTGGAAGACCGTGATTACTACTATGACTCTTTTAAAGGAGATGATTACAATGAGGAGAACCCAACTGAACCCAGCAGCGATGGCACCATTTCAGACAAGGAAATTGCTCATGATGTTAAAG CTGTCTGCTCCCAGGAGGCCATGACGGGGCCCTGCCGGGCTGTGATGCCTCGTTGGTACTTCGACCTCTCCAAGGGAAAGTGCATACGCTTTATATATGGCGGCTGCGGAGGCAACAGGAACAATTTTGAGTCTGAGGATTATTGTATGGCTGTGTGTAAAGCGATGA TTCCCCCAACTCCCCTGCCAACCAATGATGTTGATGTGTATTTTGAGACTTCAGCGGATGATAACGAGCACGCCCGCTTCCAGAAGGCTAAGGAACAGTTGGAAATTCGGCATCGCAACCGAATGGACAGG GTAAAAAAGGAATGGGAAGAGGCAGAGCTTCAAGCCAAGAATCTCcccaaagcagagagacagacccTCATTCAG CATTTCCAAGCTATGGTTAAAGCTTTAGAGAAGGAAGCAGCCAGTGAAAAGCAGCAGCTTGTGGAAACCCACTTGGCCCGAGTGGAAGCCATGCTGAATGATCGCCGGCGCATAGCTCTGGAGAATTACCTGGCTGCCCTGCAGTCTGACCCACCTCGG CCACATCGCATTCTGCAAGCTCTGCGCCGGTATGTCCGTGCTGAGAACAAAGATCGCCTGCACACCATTCGTCATTACCAGCATGTGTTAGCTGTTGACCCAGAAAAGGCCGCGCAGATGAAATCCCAG GTGATGACACACCTCCATGTGATTGAAGAAAGAAGGAACCAAAGTCTTTCTCTGCTGTACAAAGTTCCTTATGTGGCTCAAGAGATTCAGGAGGAAATTG ATGAGCTCCTTCAGGAACAGCGAGCAGATATGGATCAGTTTACCTCCTCCATCTCAGAGAGCCCTGTCGATGTCCgggtgagctctgaggagagtgaggagatCCCGCCGTTCCACCCTTTCCATCCCTTCCCATCCTTGTCTGAGAATGAAG ACACTCAGCCGGAGTTGTACCATCCAATGAAAAAAG GATCTGGAGTGGCAGAGCAAGACGGGGGACTGATTGGTGCAGAAGAAAAAGTGATTAACAGTAAGAATAAAATGGACGAAAATATG GTCATTGACGAGACTCTGGATGTTAAAGAAATGATTTTCAATGCCGAGCGAGTTGGGGGCCTTGAGGAAGAGCCG GAATCTGTGGGGCCTTTAAGGGAGGACTTCAGTTTGAGCAGCAGCGCGCTTATTGGCTTGCTGGTAATTGCAGTGGCCATTGCTACAGTCATCGTTATCAGCCTGGTGATGCTGAGAAAGAGGCAATACGGCACCATCAGCCATGGGATTGTGGAG GTTGACCCAATGCTCACCCCAGAAGAGCGTCACCTGAACAAGATGCAGAACCATGGTTATGAAAACCCTACCTACAAGTACCTAGAGCAGATGCAGATTTAA